The Clostridium botulinum BKT015925 genome includes the window GTAAAATTAGCTCCAGAAACCAGAATGCATGGAGTTTTAGTAGATGTTTATGGTATAGGAATTTTGATAACAGGTGAAAGTGGTATAGGTAAAAGTGAAACAGCATTAGAACTTATTAAAAGAGGACATAGACTAGTAGCAGATGATGCAGTTGATATAAAAGAAATAGATGGAGTTTTAAGAGGTACATCTCCTTATATAACATCTGGTATGCTTGAAGTTAGGGGTATGGGAATAATAGATATACCATCACTTTATGGATTGAGTTCTGTATTACAAAGAAAAACCATTCATTTAGTTATATATCTAGAACAATGGAAGTCAGATAGAAACTATGATAGATTAGGAATAGATGATGAATTTTTAGAAATACTTAATGTACCGGTTAAAAAATTAACTGTACCAATAAGACCAGGTAGAAATTTGGCTGTTATAATCGAAGCTGCAGCAGCTAACTATAGGTATAACTTAATGTCAGAAGTGTCACCAGTTGAAACTATAAATAATAGAATGGAACAGGTGATGAATGGTGAAAGAGAAGGATAGAATTAGAAAAGTAATAAAAAATAAGAGAAATTCTTTAAATAAAATAGATAAAGCAATTAAAGATGAAGATATATTTAATAAAGTAATTGAAAGTCAAATTTATAAAAAATCAAAGGTCATATTTATTTATGTAAGTTTTAATGGCGAAGTTGACACTCATAGAATTATAAAGTATTCATTAAATAATGGAAAAGTTATATGTGTTCCTAAAGTTATACCTAAGAGTAAATACATGAATGCTGTTAAAATCAATTCATTTGATGAACTAATAAAAGGAGCATATGGAATTTTAGAACCTAAAAATTCGTGTGAGTTAGTAGATGAAAATGATATAGATTTAGTTTTTATGCCAGGTATGGCATTTGATAAAAGTGGGAGAAGAATAGGCTATGGAGGGGGATTTTATGATGTTTTTTTAGAAAAGATAAATAATAAAGTTCCCAAAATAGCATTAGCGTATAGATTTCAAATTTTAAACAGTATTCCTTGTGAAGAACATGATATTAATGTAGACAGAATAATAAGTGATTAATGGGATAATACTAATAAAAAATGATACCTTTATACAAGGATGATGTATAAGTGAAAATTATAGATATTTTAAATGGGTTTATTAGAGCAGATGAAGATTGGAAGATAGGAAAAAGTAATTATTGGATATTAGCTAATAAGGAAGAATTAAATGCTCTTCAAAATAAAATAGTTTTTGAAGAGCGAAATTTAGATTTTAATAATGTTCCAGATGATAGTACATCAAAAATAGTATTTTTTGATAGCTGTATGTTTTTAAGGTTTAATATACTAGCTTATCGAAATGAAATTATTAAAAGTAGAGAATTAGATATATACTTAGGAAAAGATTATATACTAACAGTATATAATAATAAAATTACAGTTATTCGAGAGCTTATTGAAGATATAATAAATTTAAAAAATTGTTTTATATTAAAGAAAAATCCTAAACCTGCTATGGTTTTATATTATATTCTAGACAGGATAATAGTTAAAAACTATGAAATAATGAGTATTATAGAAGAAAAAGCAGATAAAATAGAAA containing:
- the hprK gene encoding HPr(Ser) kinase/phosphatase — translated: MKITVEDIIKDLELEILVEGEKNTEIKTSDINRPGLQFAGFYSYFANSRVQVIGNAEWSFLKNMPIELTKKRMKKFFQFDTPCIIIARDLEPHPLLIKNAKLNKRWVLRSKLLTTKVITKLMNYLDVKLAPETRMHGVLVDVYGIGILITGESGIGKSETALELIKRGHRLVADDAVDIKEIDGVLRGTSPYITSGMLEVRGMGIIDIPSLYGLSSVLQRKTIHLVIYLEQWKSDRNYDRLGIDDEFLEILNVPVKKLTVPIRPGRNLAVIIEAAAANYRYNLMSEVSPVETINNRMEQVMNGEREG
- a CDS encoding 5-formyltetrahydrofolate cyclo-ligase, producing MKEKDRIRKVIKNKRNSLNKIDKAIKDEDIFNKVIESQIYKKSKVIFIYVSFNGEVDTHRIIKYSLNNGKVICVPKVIPKSKYMNAVKINSFDELIKGAYGILEPKNSCELVDENDIDLVFMPGMAFDKSGRRIGYGGGFYDVFLEKINNKVPKIALAYRFQILNSIPCEEHDINVDRIISD
- a CDS encoding magnesium transporter CorA family protein, with amino-acid sequence MKIIDILNGFIRADEDWKIGKSNYWILANKEELNALQNKIVFEERNLDFNNVPDDSTSKIVFFDSCMFLRFNILAYRNEIIKSRELDIYLGKDYILTVYNNKITVIRELIEDIINLKNCFILKKNPKPAMVLYYILDRIIVKNYEIMSIIEEKADKIEMEILEKPSRHHADDLIHLRRQLYRIRKFLNPMRYIGDSLLSNDNSVIEENDIKYFKNINIKINKLMNNLESLVQNLALVREAFESEISNKTNEFMKVFTIITSIFLPLELISGVQGMNFKNMPFSRSIYGYYYTIVLMIIVTCILISIFKIKKWL